One genomic segment of Nocardia spumae includes these proteins:
- a CDS encoding TetR/AcrR family transcriptional regulator yields MTTSTGNRQGSATRTRLVKTAERLFAEQGVDAVSVRAVNAAAGLGPASVNYHFGTKDDLLAAVLLDLGASVRDGIRRRVDELARRPEPPTAGELVHVVTEPYRDLLRRHRTRGMRWIRIVSQMSARDHPALDATENDLRAALLVQVRRTFPGTDPERLEQRWAVALMVFLQALGRAEEWNARHGATPGPAALTDYFDDQVEFLTGGLVHLMR; encoded by the coding sequence GTGACCACCTCGACCGGCAACCGCCAGGGCAGCGCCACCCGGACCCGCCTGGTGAAGACCGCCGAACGCCTCTTCGCCGAACAGGGTGTCGACGCCGTATCCGTGCGCGCGGTCAACGCCGCCGCCGGCCTGGGGCCGGCATCGGTGAACTATCACTTCGGCACCAAGGACGATCTGCTGGCCGCGGTCCTGCTGGATCTCGGCGCGAGCGTGCGCGACGGCATCCGGCGCCGTGTCGACGAGCTGGCCCGGCGACCGGAACCGCCCACCGCCGGCGAACTGGTACACGTGGTGACCGAACCGTATCGAGATCTGTTGCGCCGTCATCGCACTCGCGGAATGCGCTGGATCAGGATCGTCTCGCAGATGTCGGCACGCGATCATCCGGCGCTGGATGCCACGGAGAACGATCTGCGGGCCGCACTGCTCGTCCAGGTCCGGCGCACCTTTCCGGGGACCGACCCCGAGCGGCTCGAACAACGCTGGGCCGTGGCGCTGATGGTGTTCCTGCAGGCACTCGGCCGCGCCGAGGAGTGGAATGCCCGGCACGGCGCGACTCCCGGCCCCGCGGCACTGACCGACTATTTCGACGATCAGGTCGAATTCCTCACCGGCGGACTGGTTCACCTGATGCGGTGA